Proteins found in one Corynebacterium freneyi genomic segment:
- a CDS encoding ABC transporter ATP-binding protein yields MRAMNRLARALRPTFAADSRDASVTADRFPVASAGETLRHLRTLVRGRGLRLGVAVTVLIGAAWCGVLVPKLMGGIVDVVAGGGTTGDIGELALRMVAAAIGSGVLSAVGFTLVARLAETAIADLREDMVATALGLPVERVERAGAGDVVSRATDDVAQVSASVTQTLPIVAGAAFTVLVSIAGVGSVDWRFMVAFLIVAPVHVIAVRGYLRTAPAVFAAERGAMGERARTVLSTIHGLPAVRAFGLAASRRHGIADWSWKVVRHGVDARITNNIIMARMHLAEYLGMASTLVLGFYLVRAGHTTIGGATAAMLLFMRLFAPLTRMVMVLDVAQSGATSLTRIVGVFAERRPEHADADPDPSAGVELRGVNFSYGRGIAVTDVDLIIAPGETVALVGSSGAGKSTLAAIVAGLRIADSGTVSVGGQDLTVDAEAARGRTVALVTQEVHVFEGALRDDLTLAAPDADDAAVVDALERVGADWFHRLPDGLDTIVGLGGHRLDPVAAQQVALARVLLSDPPVIVLDEATAEAGSVGADSLADAADEVTRDRTALIVAHRLDQAAAADRIVVMEGGRIVESGPHADLVAAGGRYATLWAAWSEGRRKQA; encoded by the coding sequence ATGCGCGCCATGAATCGCCTGGCCCGGGCACTGCGGCCGACGTTCGCCGCCGACAGCCGCGACGCCTCCGTCACCGCCGACCGGTTCCCGGTGGCGAGTGCGGGGGAGACCCTCCGGCACCTGCGCACCCTCGTGCGCGGGCGCGGACTCCGGTTGGGCGTCGCGGTCACCGTGCTCATCGGCGCCGCGTGGTGCGGCGTGCTCGTGCCCAAGCTGATGGGCGGCATCGTCGACGTCGTCGCCGGGGGCGGCACCACCGGCGACATCGGGGAACTCGCCCTGCGGATGGTGGCCGCGGCGATCGGCTCCGGCGTGCTGTCGGCGGTCGGCTTCACCCTCGTCGCCCGGCTCGCCGAGACCGCCATCGCCGACCTGCGCGAGGACATGGTCGCCACCGCGCTGGGCCTGCCCGTCGAGCGCGTCGAACGGGCCGGCGCCGGCGACGTGGTCTCCCGCGCCACCGACGACGTCGCCCAAGTGTCCGCGTCGGTCACCCAGACCCTGCCCATCGTCGCCGGCGCCGCGTTCACCGTCCTGGTGTCCATCGCCGGCGTCGGTTCGGTGGATTGGCGGTTCATGGTGGCGTTCCTCATCGTCGCGCCGGTCCACGTCATCGCGGTGCGCGGTTACCTGCGCACCGCCCCCGCCGTGTTCGCCGCCGAGCGCGGCGCGATGGGCGAACGCGCCCGCACGGTGCTGTCGACCATCCACGGCCTGCCCGCGGTGCGCGCGTTCGGCCTCGCCGCTTCACGACGACACGGCATCGCCGACTGGTCCTGGAAGGTCGTCCGCCACGGCGTCGACGCCCGCATCACCAACAACATCATCATGGCGCGCATGCACCTGGCTGAGTACCTGGGCATGGCGTCGACGCTGGTGCTGGGCTTTTATCTGGTGCGCGCCGGGCACACCACCATCGGCGGCGCCACCGCCGCGATGCTGCTCTTCATGCGCCTGTTCGCACCCCTGACGCGCATGGTCATGGTCCTCGACGTCGCCCAGTCCGGCGCGACGTCGCTGACCCGCATCGTCGGCGTGTTCGCCGAACGTCGCCCCGAACACGCCGACGCCGACCCCGATCCCTCCGCCGGCGTGGAACTGCGCGGCGTGAACTTCTCCTACGGTCGCGGCATCGCCGTCACCGACGTCGACCTGATCATCGCACCGGGGGAGACGGTCGCACTCGTCGGATCCTCCGGCGCCGGCAAGTCCACCCTCGCCGCCATCGTCGCCGGTCTGCGCATCGCCGACTCCGGCACCGTCTCCGTCGGCGGCCAGGATCTCACAGTCGACGCGGAAGCCGCCCGCGGGCGCACCGTCGCCCTGGTCACCCAGGAAGTCCACGTCTTCGAAGGGGCCCTGCGCGACGACCTGACGCTGGCCGCCCCCGACGCAGACGACGCCGCCGTCGTCGACGCCCTCGAGCGGGTCGGGGCCGACTGGTTCCACCGCCTGCCCGACGGCCTGGACACCATCGTCGGGCTCGGCGGCCACCGTCTCGACCCCGTCGCCGCCCAGCAGGTGGCGCTGGCCCGGGTGCTGCTGTCCGACCCGCCGGTCATCGTCCTCGACGAAGCCACCGCCGAAGCCGGATCCGTCGGCGCGGACTCCCTGGCCGACGCCGCCGACGAAGTCACCCGCGACCGCACCGCCCTCATCGTCGCCCACCGCCTCGACCAGGCCGCCGCGGCCGACCGCATCGTCGTCATGGAAGGCGGCCGCATCGTCGAATCCGGCCCCCACGCCGACCTCGTCGCCGCCGGCGGCCGCTACGCCACCCTGTGGGCCGCCTGGTCCGAAGGCCGCAGGAAACAAGCCTGA
- a CDS encoding acetyl-CoA hydrolase/transferase family protein has protein sequence MTDRIAHAGLRGKVMTADEAANFINPGDMIGFSGFTGAGYPKELPGALAKRITEATERGEEFRVKVLTGASTAPELDAVLAETGGVAWRMPYQSDPSMRKAINDGTSLYSDMHLSHSGPQTEEGFFGELNVAVVEATRITESGGLVPTSSVGNSVSYLNAADRIIVEVNSWQSLGLEGMHDIWNPGLPPNRQIIPIVGSGQRIGETAIQIDPSKVVAVIETDAPDRNSPFKPLDDDSKAIAGHLIDFFENEVAQGRLPENLLPLQSGVGNIANAVLAGLLDSDFENLTSYTEVIQDGMVELLDKGTMSVASATSFALSPEAAERMNDQAEEYAKKIVLRPQDVSNNPEVIRRLGVISCNGLIEADIYGNVNSTHIMGTKMMNGIGGSGDFTRNAYISTFVSPSTAKGGDISAIVPMVSHHDHTEHDTMVIITEQGLADLRGLGPRQRAKVVIDKCAHPDYKEALYEYVERAEKGGQSALHTPHDLKEALGWHQRFVETGSMKQK, from the coding sequence ATGACCGACCGCATCGCACACGCGGGTCTCCGCGGCAAGGTGATGACCGCCGATGAGGCCGCGAACTTCATCAACCCCGGCGACATGATCGGTTTCTCCGGCTTCACCGGCGCCGGTTACCCGAAGGAGCTGCCCGGCGCGCTGGCCAAGCGCATCACCGAGGCCACCGAGCGCGGCGAGGAGTTCCGCGTCAAGGTCCTCACCGGCGCCTCCACCGCTCCGGAACTCGACGCCGTGCTGGCCGAGACCGGCGGCGTCGCCTGGCGCATGCCGTACCAGTCCGATCCGAGCATGCGCAAGGCCATCAACGACGGCACGTCGCTGTACTCCGACATGCACCTGTCGCACTCGGGTCCGCAGACCGAGGAGGGTTTCTTCGGCGAGCTCAACGTCGCCGTCGTCGAGGCCACCCGCATCACCGAGTCCGGTGGCCTGGTCCCCACCTCCTCGGTGGGCAACAGCGTCTCCTACCTCAACGCCGCGGACCGCATCATCGTCGAGGTCAACTCCTGGCAGTCGCTCGGCCTGGAGGGCATGCACGACATCTGGAACCCGGGCCTGCCGCCGAACCGCCAGATCATCCCGATCGTCGGCTCCGGCCAGCGCATCGGCGAGACCGCCATCCAGATCGACCCGTCGAAGGTCGTCGCGGTCATCGAGACCGACGCCCCGGACCGCAACTCGCCGTTCAAGCCGCTTGACGACGACTCGAAGGCCATCGCCGGCCACCTCATCGATTTCTTCGAAAACGAGGTCGCCCAGGGTCGCCTGCCGGAGAACCTGCTGCCGCTGCAGTCGGGCGTCGGCAACATCGCCAACGCCGTGCTCGCCGGCCTGCTGGACTCCGACTTCGAGAACCTGACCTCCTACACCGAGGTCATCCAGGACGGCATGGTCGAGCTGCTGGACAAGGGCACCATGTCGGTGGCGTCGGCCACCTCGTTCGCCCTGTCCCCGGAGGCGGCCGAGCGCATGAACGACCAGGCCGAGGAGTACGCCAAGAAGATCGTGCTGCGCCCGCAGGACGTCTCCAACAACCCCGAGGTCATCCGTCGTCTCGGCGTCATCTCCTGCAACGGTCTGATCGAGGCCGACATCTACGGCAACGTGAACTCGACCCACATCATGGGCACGAAGATGATGAACGGCATCGGCGGTTCCGGCGACTTCACCCGCAACGCCTACATCTCCACCTTCGTCTCCCCGTCGACGGCGAAGGGCGGCGACATCTCCGCCATCGTGCCGATGGTGTCGCACCACGACCACACCGAGCACGACACCATGGTCATCATCACCGAGCAGGGTTTGGCCGACCTGCGTGGCCTGGGCCCGCGCCAGCGCGCGAAGGTCGTCATCGACAAGTGCGCGCACCCCGACTACAAGGAGGCGCTGTACGAGTACGTGGAGCGCGCCGAGAAGGGCGGCCAGTCGGCGCTGCACACCCCGCACGACCTCAAGGAGGCCCTGGGCTGGCACCAGCGCTTCGTCGAGACCGGTTCCATGAAGCAGAAGTAG
- a CDS encoding acetyl-CoA hydrolase/transferase family protein, translating into MSDRIAHAGLRGKIMSAEEAAAFINHGDLVGFAGFTGAGYPKVVPPALAERIRAAHARGDEFKIKMMTGASTAPELDGALADVNGVEWRMPYQSDPHMRNRINAGDAGYSDIHLSHSGPQVEQGFFGPVAAAVVEVSRIREDGSLVFASSVGNNLSYLNAAEKIIIEVNSWQSEDLEGMHDIYDVGLPPLRKEIPITNPGDRIGSPYMTVDLDKVVAVVETHAEDRNSAFKPLDDDSKAIAGYLLDFLDGEVKAGRLPENLLPMQSGVGNIPNAVLAGLLDSKYENLTSFTEVIQDGMIDLMDAGKLTVASATAFSLSPEYAARMNEKAADYREKIVLRPQDISNNPGLVRRMGLITTNGMIEADIYGNVNSTHVAGSRMMNGIGGSGDFTRNAYISTFVSPSIAKGGDISAIVPMVSHVDHTEHDVMVIITEQGLADLRGLAPRQRARKVIENCAHPMYKEALLEYVERAEKATPFMHTPHDLDTAADFHRRFLANGSMKPE; encoded by the coding sequence ATGTCCGATCGCATCGCCCACGCGGGTCTCCGCGGGAAGATCATGTCCGCCGAGGAGGCGGCCGCATTCATCAACCACGGCGACCTGGTGGGTTTCGCCGGTTTCACCGGCGCGGGCTACCCCAAGGTCGTTCCCCCGGCCCTGGCCGAGCGCATCAGGGCCGCCCATGCCCGAGGCGACGAATTCAAGATCAAGATGATGACGGGCGCGTCGACGGCCCCCGAGCTCGATGGTGCGCTGGCGGACGTGAACGGCGTCGAGTGGCGCATGCCGTACCAGTCGGATCCGCACATGCGCAATCGCATCAACGCCGGTGACGCGGGATACTCGGACATTCACCTGTCGCACTCGGGTCCGCAGGTCGAGCAGGGCTTCTTCGGTCCCGTCGCCGCGGCCGTGGTCGAGGTGTCGCGCATTCGCGAGGATGGTTCGCTGGTGTTCGCCTCCTCCGTCGGCAACAACCTGTCCTACCTCAACGCCGCCGAAAAGATCATCATCGAGGTCAACTCCTGGCAGTCAGAGGATCTGGAGGGGATGCACGACATCTACGACGTGGGCCTGCCTCCGCTGCGCAAGGAGATCCCGATCACCAACCCGGGCGATCGCATCGGCTCCCCGTACATGACCGTCGACCTGGACAAGGTCGTCGCCGTCGTGGAAACCCACGCGGAGGATCGCAACTCCGCGTTCAAGCCGCTCGACGACGATTCGAAGGCCATCGCCGGCTACCTGCTCGATTTCCTCGACGGCGAAGTCAAGGCCGGCCGTCTGCCGGAGAATCTCCTGCCGATGCAGTCGGGCGTGGGCAACATCCCCAACGCCGTGCTCGCCGGCCTGTTGGACTCGAAGTACGAGAATCTGACCTCCTTCACCGAGGTCATCCAGGACGGCATGATCGACCTGATGGACGCCGGCAAGCTGACGGTCGCCTCCGCCACCGCGTTTTCGCTGTCGCCGGAGTACGCCGCGCGCATGAACGAAAAGGCGGCCGACTACCGCGAGAAGATCGTGCTGCGCCCCCAGGACATCTCCAACAACCCGGGGCTGGTGCGCCGCATGGGGCTGATCACCACCAACGGCATGATCGAGGCCGACATCTACGGCAACGTCAACTCCACGCACGTCGCCGGCTCGCGCATGATGAACGGCATCGGCGGTTCGGGCGACTTCACCCGCAACGCCTACATCTCCACCTTCGTGTCCCCGTCCATCGCGAAGGGCGGCGACATTTCCGCCATCGTGCCGATGGTGTCCCACGTGGACCATACCGAGCATGACGTGATGGTCATCATCACCGAGCAGGGTCTGGCCGACCTGCGCGGACTGGCCCCGCGCCAGCGTGCCCGGAAGGTCATCGAGAACTGCGCGCACCCGATGTACAAGGAGGCGCTCCTCGAATACGTCGAGCGCGCCGAGAAGGCCACCCCGTTCATGCACACGCCGCATGACCTGGACACCGCCGCCGACTTCCACCGCCGTTTCCTCGCTAACGGCTCCATGAAGCCGGAGTAG
- a CDS encoding GTP-binding protein, giving the protein MPNTNPAPVSAGTPVTVLSGFLGSGKTTLLNHLLANRGGRKLAVIVNDFSEVNVDAELIAAGSHLTRGEDRLVELSNGCICCTLREDLVEGVGALARSGKYDQIVIESTGISEPMPVAATFEWEFDDGTRLADIAPIDTMVTLVDASQFLTMLRSGTALADADRQATPDDERTVSDLLVDQVEFADLILVTKTDLVDERVARATEDAVRAMNPRARILRVTDGEVGAGVILDAGLYDEATAATYHGYAEELAAPHTPETEEYGISSVTFRGDRPFDRDRLIAALRGTRGLVRSKGHCWIADRLEIAQVWSQAGPNLSIQPAVEWARTDVAPSNEVVLIGVNFDADAAVAAFDAAMLTDDETMALLAERG; this is encoded by the coding sequence ATGCCGAACACGAACCCCGCCCCCGTCTCCGCCGGAACCCCCGTCACCGTCCTCTCCGGATTCCTCGGCTCGGGAAAGACCACGCTGCTCAACCACTTGCTCGCCAATCGCGGCGGCCGCAAACTCGCCGTCATCGTCAACGATTTCTCGGAGGTCAACGTCGACGCCGAGCTCATCGCCGCCGGATCGCATCTCACCCGCGGCGAGGATCGTTTGGTCGAGCTGTCCAACGGCTGCATCTGCTGCACGCTGCGGGAGGACCTCGTCGAGGGCGTCGGAGCGTTGGCCCGTTCGGGCAAGTACGACCAGATCGTCATCGAGTCGACGGGCATTTCGGAGCCGATGCCGGTCGCCGCGACGTTCGAGTGGGAATTCGACGACGGCACGCGTTTGGCGGACATCGCCCCCATCGACACGATGGTGACGCTGGTCGACGCCTCCCAGTTCCTCACCATGCTGCGCTCGGGCACGGCGCTGGCCGACGCCGATCGCCAGGCCACGCCGGATGACGAGCGCACGGTGTCCGATCTTCTCGTCGATCAGGTCGAGTTCGCGGATCTCATCCTCGTCACCAAGACGGATCTCGTCGACGAGCGCGTCGCCCGAGCCACGGAGGATGCGGTGCGCGCGATGAATCCCCGGGCGCGCATCCTGCGCGTCACCGATGGCGAGGTAGGCGCGGGCGTCATCCTCGATGCGGGGCTTTACGACGAAGCCACCGCCGCGACCTACCACGGTTACGCCGAAGAACTCGCCGCTCCCCACACCCCGGAGACCGAGGAGTACGGGATCTCCTCCGTCACGTTCCGCGGTGACCGACCCTTCGACCGGGATCGCCTCATCGCCGCACTGCGCGGCACCCGCGGGCTGGTGCGGTCGAAGGGCCACTGCTGGATCGCCGACCGGCTGGAGATCGCGCAGGTGTGGAGCCAGGCCGGCCCGAACCTGTCCATCCAGCCGGCCGTGGAGTGGGCACGCACCGATGTGGCGCCGTCCAACGAGGTCGTGCTCATCGGCGTGAACTTCGACGCCGATGCCGCAGTGGCCGCGTTCGACGCCGCCATGCTCACCGACGATGAGACCATGGCGCTGCTGGCCGAACGCGGGTAA
- a CDS encoding peptide ABC transporter substrate-binding protein, whose translation MKSQKKAILAGLTAIAASAAMVACSSDDGTGGGGDGSAVINAYGCEPQSPLLSTDTNEACGGNIIDVLYTGLVTYDVNGETDMAVAESIEANDDATEFTIKLRDDWTFTNGEAVTADSFIDAWNYAAASKNAQKQQYFFENIQGYDEVAEEGATADEMSGLEKVSDTEFIVKLTNPEASFPMRLGYAAYYPWPSVAFDDVEAYGQAPIGNGPYKLESDSAWQHNVGLNTVVNEDYAGDAPANGGVNFVFYQNLDTAYADLQSGRLDVMDTIPTSALSNYENDFPDSHDSKAKMVSQTFVIPENLEHFGDDEEGKLRRQAISLAFDRQLIVDTIYAGAADPAVDFGVPTLPGLQSPDSSDTIGYDPERAKELWAKADDINPWSGKFEIAYNADGDHQAWVEAITNGIADTLDIEATGKAYPLFKGLRDDVTNKTIGSAFRAGWQADYPSLANFLEPQYMTTGSANDGGYSNEEFDRLLAEAAAETDETKANELYKQAQEILVDELPAIPMWVPRASYAWNPDVSGVDMLWNGTFDYAPMKKG comes from the coding sequence ATGAAGTCACAGAAGAAGGCGATCCTCGCCGGACTCACCGCCATCGCGGCGAGCGCCGCGATGGTCGCGTGCAGCTCCGACGACGGAACCGGAGGAGGCGGCGACGGATCCGCCGTCATCAACGCCTACGGCTGCGAACCGCAGTCGCCGCTGCTGTCCACCGACACCAACGAAGCGTGCGGCGGCAACATCATCGACGTCCTGTACACCGGCCTGGTCACCTACGACGTCAACGGCGAAACCGACATGGCCGTCGCCGAGTCCATCGAGGCCAACGACGACGCCACCGAGTTCACCATCAAGCTCCGGGACGACTGGACCTTCACCAACGGCGAGGCCGTCACCGCCGATTCCTTCATCGACGCCTGGAACTACGCCGCCGCCTCGAAGAACGCCCAGAAGCAGCAGTACTTCTTCGAAAACATCCAGGGCTACGACGAGGTCGCCGAAGAGGGCGCCACCGCCGACGAGATGTCCGGCCTGGAGAAGGTCTCCGACACCGAATTCATCGTCAAGCTGACCAACCCGGAGGCCTCGTTCCCGATGCGCCTGGGCTACGCCGCGTACTACCCGTGGCCGTCCGTCGCCTTCGACGACGTCGAGGCCTACGGCCAGGCCCCCATCGGCAACGGCCCCTACAAGCTCGAATCCGACTCCGCCTGGCAGCACAACGTCGGCCTGAACACCGTCGTCAACGAGGACTACGCAGGCGACGCCCCGGCCAACGGCGGCGTGAACTTCGTGTTCTACCAGAACCTCGACACCGCCTACGCCGACCTCCAGTCCGGCCGCCTCGACGTCATGGACACCATCCCGACCTCCGCCCTGTCGAACTACGAAAACGACTTCCCGGACTCGCACGACTCCAAGGCGAAGATGGTCTCCCAGACCTTCGTCATCCCCGAAAACCTGGAGCACTTCGGCGATGACGAGGAAGGCAAGCTCCGTCGTCAAGCAATCTCCCTCGCCTTCGACCGCCAGCTGATCGTCGACACCATCTACGCCGGCGCCGCCGACCCGGCCGTCGACTTCGGCGTGCCGACCCTGCCCGGCCTGCAGTCCCCGGACAGCTCCGACACCATCGGCTACGACCCCGAACGCGCCAAGGAGCTGTGGGCGAAGGCCGACGACATCAACCCGTGGTCCGGCAAGTTCGAAATCGCCTACAACGCCGACGGCGACCACCAGGCATGGGTCGAAGCCATCACCAACGGCATCGCCGACACCCTCGACATCGAAGCCACCGGCAAGGCCTACCCCCTGTTCAAGGGCCTGCGCGACGACGTGACCAACAAGACCATCGGCTCCGCCTTCCGCGCCGGCTGGCAGGCCGACTACCCGTCGCTGGCCAACTTCCTGGAGCCCCAGTACATGACCACCGGCTCCGCCAACGACGGCGGCTACTCCAACGAGGAATTCGACCGCCTGCTGGCCGAAGCCGCCGCCGAAACCGACGAGACCAAGGCCAACGAGCTGTACAAGCAGGCCCAGGAAATCCTCGTCGACGAGCTGCCCGCCATCCCGATGTGGGTGCCCAGGGCCTCCTACGCCTGGAACCCGGACGTCTCCGGCGTCGACATGCTGTGGAACGGCACGTTTGACTACGCACCCATGAAGAAGGGCTGA